ATGGTTGCAATTAGGTTGTCTTTTCCCTTTATGTTCCTGGTTGTCATGATGATTCTCCAAATAAGGACAGAAAGTGTCAGCTTCCCAACAAGCATCCATGCATGTCTCCTTCCATGACTCTTTGTTCCATGTATAAAtctctgtcagacacacactttgtttCACCTTTTATATAGCTCATAGCTGGCGAAATAGTTGagatttatttgtattttttggggACAGATCAGGCTGCAGGGTCAAAACAGAGGTTTACACTCTGTGATCTCTTCAGTCATTCCTTCTTTTGCACTCACACAGTCTAAGTAAATAAAACTCAGCCTTTGAACATGTAGGGGTTTGTCTTGTAAGCTATGACTGTTCAAACATCTGTTCAACATTACATCATCATATTCACATTTAGGTCAGGCACTTGTCATTTCCGTCAGTGCCTTTCCCTCTGTCCCCATGTTGCTGTCTTTCCTTTGCATTAtaacactgtgcacacacaatTCGTTTGACTTTGTGAGAGTCTGGCTCTTTGTCTCAcctccttccacctcctcctcttcttcctctccagccTGTCCATCTGTCCTGAGACTTTGCTGATTGGTTATCTAAATTTCATGGGGGAAGGGAGTGCACCAATTGTCCACCAGCTCCTTACTTGCTGATAAATTTCTTTCTCCATTAAACACATTCCTCCACCAATGTATTTCACAATTTAGGTAATTTGCTTTCAGGCGGAAGTTTAAATGGTGATATCATTTTATATACTGACTATACATCAGCACTGCCGTGTTGAAATCACAAGATGCAAATTGTAGGAAAGAGCTGTTcaattattttgaataaaactggaaaatgtgtttcttcGTCCAAGCTGCTTCATCCAGCTAATACAATATGCAAACTTTATCCAACAATGTTGGTGTGGAAACCTAAAACCAAACGGCTTCTGTTATCAATGACACATCCTTGGTGTCAACCTGTCATTTCAACTCATAAAAATGCTTTGAGGCTTCGAGGCTTGTTTCCAAAAAAAGGTTCCAACTTGTAATATGTCTTGAAATAACCTCGACTTGAGGAAGCTCTTACCACAAACATTGCTCACTCATGCTGCCTATCTAATGTATTCTGACTAAGCACCAGGAAGTTAACCCAATAAccgtcttttctttcttttttttttagatgaagaaaaaaatgttgacagtGATGTATGTTATCTTCTTATTACCACTAAccaccctctccccctctctctctccctctctctctctccaggcctTTGCTCCAAACCAAGTGAAACCTTACATTTGCACTACAGAAGCCTGTCCACTCCTGAACCGAGATCCAGCAAAGGGCttcaagtggaaaaaaaaaaaaaaaaagaaacaaaagatcAGACAAAGAATtatataaaacagcaacaagcgatacataaacacaaataagaAATTCAAAAAGGCAGCTACAGCTTTTTCTTTGTGGACAACAGACAGAACCCAAGTCATCAACACCTGATAGTACAAGCAGAGTAGTCATGTTTCAACGCCTGAGCAACCTGTTGTTTGGGGAGGTAGAAGAGGTGGCTGCCGAGCTGAAGGGACCCAAACCCTGCGTGACGGAGGCCGACGAGGAGGGATGGATGCTCGTCAATCTGCCTGGTGAGTCTGAACAGAGGGAGCGCAGGGTTGGATTGGAGGGGCTGGTGGGCTACACCAAACTGTGAAATAGtcaaatgatgttttatgttcaaAGCATGAGGTAGCTGGGAAATACATTTGCTCTCTTTTGCATGTCTATAATGCTGGCTAACATTAAAAGTGTAGAAATAATGATGGGGTGGGGTGAAGAGTCAGTCAGGGCGTGGTGGTGCAACTACAGCGGTGCTCACCCATGTGGCTGCCATAACAAAAGGTGTTGTCCGCCAGAAGATGGAAACACACGATTCTCTGGGAAGACacacctccttcctctttgtttATGATCTCAATCATGACAAAGGCAGTTACTGAGTATGAAAATTTGCTTTGACTGTTCAGAAGCCAACCAAACACAAAAAGCAACATAACAGTGCCTCACAGCAGAGTCAAGTCGAGCATTATGTCGCTGACATAATCACAACCTTAGAGGGTCAACACAACTAATGATGTGActcttttatgttttgtgtttccttaccccctcttcttcctcccctccaATTATTTTAAACACCCTTACATTCTCCACACTGgtatgtgtgcgcgtgcgtaTGTGATCCCTTTAAAATTGCCCCCCCTCAACCCGCATGGCTTTTTTGAAAATCTACAACATTTGCATCATTTTTgcaaccccacccacccacccaccccttcCACCTGTCTTTATTGGCCGTCCCATCCCTGACTTCATCGCTGCCATGTGCTCAGAGGAGTCTGACGGCTTGATGCAGGCAGAGGATGAGAAGGCGGCCCCACTGATTGCACAGTCATTCCCTGACAGTAACCTATCACATCATCAGGACACACATACAAGGACTGAATGCCCGGCCCCCATTCCCCACCCGCTTCACAAGCGCCGTAGGACACATAAAGGTCAAGCACGAGTCGCAGTAGCATCATCAGACCCCCTGTCTTGCCCCAGCACTAACCCATCAGACTTGGGTGCCACTACACCCGTGACCCTGCCAAGGCGGGCCAGACTGTCCACGCCCTCCTCCACCCCGTCAATGTCCCCTGGCTCTGGGAGTGAGTGTGGGGGCAGTGGGGGTAACAGTAGGGCAGGCTCAGAGAGAGGCTGCATGGATGAGAGCTGGTTTGTCACCCCTCCCCCCTGTTTCACTGCAGAAGGAGCCACAGCAGAGGCCAGCCCGATGGAGGACCTGCTCATCGAGCACCCCAGCATGTCCGTGTACGTCTCCCCGAACAACTTGTCCATGGTCTCCAACAGCAACCTGTCTTTGGTGGGAGAGGAAAGCATTGTCAGCCGGGCAAGCAGCGTGAGGTGAGGAGTAAAActtttcattcaaatttcaTTTCACCTTCACCTCGTTTATCTGCAACAGCATGACTGTCACAACAATCAcaccttgtctctctctccctgcagcagAGTGGCTGAACCAGCTGCTGCCCCCGCCACCCGCAGCACTATGCCCACCAGGGTGAGCCGCGGAGCAGCCGCCCAGGCTGGAGCTCTGGCTAAGGTCACCCAAGTAGCCAGGGTCCAGCGTGGCAAAGCCCGCATCGAGAGGCGCCATCTGGGCCGCAACCGCATCCAGCGCCAAAACCGCACCAGGGAGCAGGTCCCTCGCCACGCAGCCCACGTCAGAAACACCTTCCTTCACCAGCCCAGCAAGCGTAACTTCTGCCACTAAACTCCCAAGCAACCAGGGGGCATTGTTTACTCTGAGGGCATTAGACACACACCCAAGACACACGTGATTacatatattcacacacagcTTATTTGCTTTCGTATAATTCAGATACCAGTTGACCAGTAGCGCTGTTGTTTGGTTTATGCACAAATTGATTCCACCTGGTAGTTTTATGCCCCATTCTGCTGTTATGAACCAAGCCCTCTGAGCAGATCTGTGTAGATCTTTATTATACTAATTGTCCATTGCAGTATccaaacaactaaaaaaaagtcttcaaaatatttacacAGGTTATacttagtaataataatatctttaaaaaacaacaaaaaatttaGCTCTGTTAATTTTCTTGCCTATCTTAGTAAAATATTCTCCTTTCTTCCACTTTTCCTCAaggcatgttttctttttgaattcAACCGTTACATTCCCAAATTAGTTAAATTTGAAGATAATTGATATAATCAAGTGTACTTTACTCTGTGATGCAGGAACAGACTTTTCTGGTGGAAGCAATGCAAGGTAGAGACAAGTTAAGTCTTTGCATCTTTTCAGCGAAAGCAACTCATCATGTCTTTAGTGCTTTTAAATTAAAGGGGATCCTatcataatatatttttatgtttattcagAAAAGGTGGAAGGATATACCGTGTGTGAcgagagtgagaggaagatcACATTGACgtttgtttcctctgcagtttGGTTTGCCAACATGCAAAGTAAAGGTGCAAACGCAAGGGAACATGGGGAAACCTGTTTCATCATTGGACACAAGATGTGAGATTTCTCTCTTCTCCCGTTGTGGTGGCTGAGAGAAAGTAGAAGATGGTGAGAGTATGAGCAAAACAGACTAAAGAGTAAAAGAAATGACATGATGAATTAGATCTAGTATTAAGAAATAGTATTAAAATTAATGTGGTTCATATGAAATGGTCATTGGAAAGTTTTATGTAACCCTCAGAACAGCCTGTGAATGAGTTAAAATTCAACATCAGACTCTTTTAATCAAATTTAGAAGATGAGTCCTCTTCTAAAGGCAATCTCTTTTTGTGCAGATGAAAGAAGGGTGTCATGGGCAGCCATTAAATCATTAATGGCAAGGATTATGAAAGGATGCAGGGCTTGTTTTTGGGTTACAGGGTATGGCACGTTATAGTAAGTAAAGAGCGGTATTGATGGTAactctttattttgttttgtttcactgtttttttctcatttcgtcttgtacattttaatattattttacagTCACTCTCTCTGCTTGCTTCCAGcagacaaagaaatgaaaagcttGTTCCtgtcagacaaagagaaaatgcGCATTTGGCTTTTAAAATCGACAAATTCAAAATCACTCCCCGTGGATCAGACACAGCATGGTGTTCATTAAATGTGTGGTCTGTAAACTTAAGTCATGTGCCCAGCACACATCAGTCGCCTTCATCCACAGTGTGTGCTGCGATCTTATGTTTTCCATGTGAACACCGAAAAGAACGTACAATCTATTTACACATCAGTCcctttcactgaaaaaaaaagaagtcactgaCTTCATAAGATGCAATtgtttgggggaaaaaaagggggatgTAAACATCTTCTTAAAGCCCAACAACAAACATCTTCCCCCTACATCTTGCTTATGGACGTGCGAAACATTTATTTCTAACACCTACTCCATGACTGTCTGTCACTTTATTGTTAGCACATCCAGCTCTAACAGTGTCCACTTAAAGATCTAGCTTACTGATATGTGTTCAACAAcaatagtaaaaacaaaaaatggtgCTGAAGTGTATACTAATGTTTGTAAATTATTTGAGACATGGATGTAAGTTTGCACTGTCATACATTTTGTGAGTCAAAGTTTTAGCGGTGTGCtgtgtgcttgttttctttttgtttttcttttgtgatttttttttcattttgttttgattcaaactgtgtgtgagaAGATGTACTGACATGACACGTTAAATGCTAGAaactctaaaaaaaacaaaaaaacatggataATGGTCGTTTATTGCTcttgtaaatattacaaaacaattTCTAACGCTTCATTAGATGTCAAAGCCTCTCAGGATTTGAGTCCACAATGTTGTGTCCAATGGGACTGATGAGaatcctctctctgcctcacctCTGTGCTCATTAACAAACCAAGAGGGCGTCTCAGTGGCCAAAAGTGGTGTTTTTGACCCCAACGTCAGTCTCATCTTGTTGAGGTGCACCATACGAGCAGCACTAGACTCAGAGTTGATGTGCCATAGGCAAACACTGCCCTCCAGAGGGTCCACTTAGCACAGCATTTGCTGTATGAAAGCTGGTGAGGATACAGTACAATGACATGATGTTAGTACATTCTGTACTGGTGTGTTCAAAAGACAATTTGAGAGCCCGGGGATTCATTCAGATTTCTCGGGAAATGGAAATGTCTTTTCTCATTTAGATCATCTAGATAAATaggatttatttaattattttccctTGAATCACATACCACAACTATTTCATTTCTGCCTATACTCTTATAAATGTCTCTgttaatttataatataattttgaatattatcctttttttgttttcaaagatgATTATTATGTATCTTGTTGATTCCTCTGAACAGTGGAGAGAATGTATCTGAGGTGATGAGTCtaatatgcacacatacatacacacacataggaaTCTCTCTGATACCCTAGGAGTTTACTGCTCTGATTGTGTCTCAGAGGTTGAATTTTTCTTGCCTGTTGTAAAAGAAAAGGTACGtacagagtgaaaacagagtAATAACGAGCGATCAcaggtggatgtgtgtgtacaaatgtAAAGATCACCACAGAAAACTCTGCCGCTGCAAACCTGTCCTGTTTTCCTGAATTTctatttcttccttttctcacCAGTGTCATGTAAAAAGGAAATGTGTTCTCAGTatgttttgtgtgatttttgaAAGGTGTGGTTTTAGAGTGGAAGTCATCCAATAATGGGGAAAGGAAGCGGTCACCCAATATGTGGAGCCTATACAAAATGGGAGATGTGGGCAGGGAAAGGATGAGGCAGGAGACAAAtagtttatatatttaaaaaatgaaattaaatgtatcaGAAAAATACAATAGAATATGCTTGTATTTCCCTATATAGGTATTAGAACAGTTGTTCACCAATAGgatgttttaaatgaaaggcGTTGAATGTCTGGGGAGTTTCATATGTTTTATGTTGTGCCCTGAAATGATGGCAGCTTAAAAACACTTGGGGTTTTGCCCTTGTTACATCTCAATTAGTACACCCCTCCCCCCATAAAGATGAAATATATAGACATATAAAATTTGGTGTATCTGATATCTATGGTGATTGTGCCTTTCACTATTTCTGCATGGTTTTTGTGATGTACTGATTTTTCCATCCCCAAAGTGGACAGTCATCCACTGACAGGCAAGACCTATGCAAAAGTCAACGGATGGGTTTTCCAGCATCCATTCAGAAAACACAGGTAcccgccaaaaaaaaaaacaacaacaacaacaacaataaatactCAGGTTATCACCTGAATCTTGTGTCATTATTTTCATGTGGGATTAGAGCAAAAAGTGTGAGATCTATTGTTAGTAGTAGTGGAACAATTCAGACCCTTTACCTAAGtaaaataccacaatgtaaaaacactccattacaagtaaaagatCAGCATTAAAATTGCACTAAGGAAGTAAGATGTGATTACAGTAACAAGAGTAAAAGAGTTCATTATGCAGCAGAATAGTCCCTTTCAGTGTTACATgatgttgtagctggttgagaAGGAGCTAAATTTAAgtgatttaaatacatttggGTAGTTAAATCTTAAACAATACAACATAATTTATAAACTGGTCTTAACCATagatgtcaaataaatgttgtggaataaaaagtacaatatttcctttCAACATCTagtggaaatactcaagtaaagaacAAGTCAGCTGGCTAAAATTGTAAAGTATAGTACATCAGTGAATACTTTGTTACATTCCACTACTGTCTACCTTGGAGATGACGGCATGAATGTAGGTGGAAGTTCACAGTGCGCAACAAAGGGAAGAGTTGAACAGACGGGTGTGGTAACGGACTGTAAAAAGTATGTAGACTGAATATGGGTGGGGTGCATAATATGGACTTACTGTCTTAGGCTCAAGGCCTGAcaaagggagaaaataaaagtaagcAAAAAATGAGAAGACGTGCAAAATGATGCATGTACAGACCGGTGATCAATTTTAATTGGGCCAAATATAGCAAATGAAATAACATCTATTGTTGCAgcacctctgacctctctgtggactgaagcaAGTAAAATTATTTCCTGTTGAGTGCTGTAGCTCACACTGTCAACCGAGACTCTTAGATGTTCTGCTACCTGCTCAAAAGCTGgggaacaaaaaaagaataagacTTGTTAAAGGACCAGATTACCAACTGGGCAAAGCTGGCAAGTGGCCAGGGGCCACAAAAGCACCAGATACACCATAAAATTTGATTCTACATCATGTGATTAAtcgcatttttttttttttttgactggtACTCCATCCTCCATCTTGTGGTCTTGTCTTGTAGAGGGACTCCAGTTGTAAAACCTTAATTGTTTTAGCTTATTTATCTTATAAAattgcttttttctgtttcaggtaGAAAATATTGAACAAGGTCATATTATTATTAGCAATTATTGTCTTCAATAACTGATTCTATAAAATGTCTGACCAAAACCCAACCATGTTGACATTCATAGAAACCTGGAAAAACTGcagatatttacatttgagGAGTGCTAGTGATTTTTTTGCTTAAGACTAGAGTATTAGAGTACTGGTTGATGCCTGAAGAAATAACGACACAGCTTTGCTTAAAGTGGGCCAGGAGCAGCCCAaaaccttctctctctctctctctctttttggcCTGAGCCTGCCTTGGAGATTATGGGAAGGTGAGAAGGGTTGTAATTGGAACAGGTATTCTGCAGACCTGCTGTAACCTGTTTATCCGGTTCACGAGTTTAAAAAATACTAAATGGGTAAACTTTAAGGGCCTTTGCCTCCTAGGTGGGGGTTTCCTATTCCCCACTAATAACAGTCAATGGGAAATGGCTAAAAGCACCTGTGCTGAAAGGGGATTTggtcatcagctgtgtgtggagATGAGATTTAGTGGCCCTCAACGCCATCTACCGTGAAGTAAGTCTGGTATTGGTACTACTAAGCTATTCAATACAGACAATACAGACAATACAGCCAACAGCCGTATTTCCTTTGTGAATACGTGTAGATTTATGTCAAATCTGTGTTTAACAAATAATTCCAAGTTGTCCTTGGTACTCAGCTCACAGTCAAAAGGGCATCCAAAAATATGCACCTGGAATCCAGCTGCCTATTTTGTATGTCAAGTCCTACCGGTTGTGCGGAGCTATAATGTGAAGCCAACTTCCCTGTGCGACGGCGTCGAGATTCAGGAGCTCGTGTAGTCTTGGTGACGGGAGAGCTCCACTCACCTCATCTCACCTGCCCTGTTTTAAAACCCACAATAACACCGTCGAGGATGGTTTTTATTTGACTTCACCTATTTTTACAACAACGGTAAGTAACATTAAGCGAGCTTCGAGCTCTTTGTAGCCGCATATTCGCACAGaattaacaaaaaaagatgCGTTAGCTTGTGACAGCGCGGTGGAGAAACAGGATACGCAGATAAATAGCGCCTCTGGCTCGCCTCTGTGTTTGAGTTGTGTAAAACGCTGTTGTTTCGAAATGTAACCAGTGACCAGGAAAGTTAATTGCTTTTGTTCcgcacagacagaaagaggcagACATATTGTCGCATGTCAATATTTGCAGTAGGCTATGTTTGCATTGTGTAATGACACCGCAAGTTAAATGGAGACGGATATAACCTTAGCGGTTACATAAATGCTTCTCGGGGGGGAAAACTAGTTAATTTGCATGCTTTGCTAATATCTGCAGGTGGCAGCTTTACATGACTGGAAAAAATGCATCATCATCGGAGCTACACACCCGTGTCTTGGCCTATCAAAAATATCCTCTAAGAAGAAGCAACTGCAGTGCTCTTGTAGTGAGGGTGCCAGTATCATACAAGAAAACTACAATTCCCTGTAGCAGAATTGTGATATAGTGGGATGTTAGAGGGCAAATCAAGCAGATGAAGTAATTCTTCAGCCCAGCATCACTAGTGGCTAATACAGGTATATTTAAGGGATTTTTCATCTGGATGacagtgacaggtgtgtgtctgatcATCCCAGACAAGAAACAGATGTGACTGGAAGAATGAACATCATAACCTAACTCCCTCACACCTTCAAGATAAAGATAGGTTAACTGTGTGACTGCAAGACCAATAGTAGTCATGCACAGTCCTGCTCCTGAAATCATGGCAGGGTACCCAAGTGGGTGTGTGGCGGATAAAGATGCAAATCCGGAGACAACCTTGGGGAGTGCCTATTCTCCCGTGGACTACATGAGCATCACCAGCTTCCCCAGGCTGCCGGAGGACGATGCAATGTCTGGGGAAAACACCCTCAAATCTCGCAAAGATGATGACAACGTCCTCAGTGAACAAGATACAGGTCAGTTAGATCCTGTTctacaaaatacaaacactatATTGAATGTCTTTAGGTTTCTGGGTGTGGATTCATCAAGCAACACTGTACACACTGCAATTAGTTGTTATTTAAATTATCAAGGtatgttttcaattaattgtttattctATAAGATGTGCATCGCAATTCTCTATAGCCTCAGTGATTTCCTCAATTGTCTTATTTAACTAATCATCTAAAACCCAAGATATTCAAGTTACTATTACAattcctcacatctgagaagtGGGAACAAGAAagtatttgaattttttaatCTTACAAAAATGCTTGATCAAAATTATTAGTCAATTATTGGAATAGCTACCCTTGATAGCGTGGctaatttaagttttaaatagAGTTTGGTGTGAGGGAACAGAATATATTCAACATCACATACCAAAAATCGTGGTTGTCCTGGTTTTTCCTGTTTAGTCCAAAccgtttggtttgtgttgcaCGTTGCAGACCCAGATCTGTTTCTGAAGTCAGCTCGCCTCCAGCGACTCCCTTCCTCAGCTTCTGACCTGGCCAGCCATGATGTAGTATCCCTGCAGGAGACCAATAGAGACCCCTTTACAGAAGAATGTGCTTGCCAGCGAGATGGACTGACAGTCATCATCACAGCCTGTCTCACCTTTGCCACAGGAGTCACTGTAGCTCTCATCATGCAGATCTACTTTGGAGACCCACAGgtaagtgtgtctgtgtttctgtgtgtctgcgcGTTAGCTGCAGATGTACCGTTGTAACCATGTTGCAATGGTGTTGCTTTTTCTCAACTGATTATGGGATTATGGGTGATTTCACATGTGTCCTCCCACACAAGCCCAAGTCAGTGCAAAGACAGTCTCTCacttctgtctttgttcttctgttctttGCAAGGTCTTTAACCAGGGAGCAGTGGTGACAGATGTGGCACAGTGTACATCTCTTGCCTTCGATGTTCTGGGGAGGTTGGGGTCCAGTGTTGATGCTGCCATTACTGCTGCCCTCTGTCTGGGAATTGTCCACCCTCACACTTCTGGTCTGGGAGGGTGGGtgatataaaacatattaatcTCCTCTAGGTGAGGTTCCTAAGCTTGGCTGGATACAAAGAAGATGACAACTTAATcctttgttgttgatgttttataTAGTGGCGGAGTTATGTTGGTGCATGACATCCGTAAGAATGAGACGAGGGTCATCGATTTCAGAGAGACGGCACCATCTGCCATCCACGAAGAGATGATGCAGACAAACCTTGATTATAATGTATGCCGTTTTTCTGCATTACTCTTATTCATACTTGTTACAGTTTACTAAGAGAGCAGAAGACAGTataattgttattgttatgtaCCAAGGTTAACATGTGCGTCCTGTTCTTGTTGCACTTCAGCCTGGCCTGCTAGTGGGAGTACCAGGCATGCTCAGTGGGATGCATCAGGCACACCAGCTCTATGGCAGGTAGGGTAACAATAATTGCAGTCCTTGCACATTCTGCATCATTCTTTCAtattgtttgtttcactttgtgACACACAGTGTATTAAATGGcctttataaataaacataagaTAGAATattgttttccttcattttgtcTAATGCTTTTGAGACAAGAATAGCAAAAGCAGATATTTATATCAGCTCAGACGAAGCATCTGCTTGTTTCAATATCCAGAACTAAAGGAGTGAGATTTCATAGTGAAAGTATCAGCAGCCGTGTTAAAAcaaaagacatgttttttttgtttttttagccaGAGTGTTGGGCTGTAATTAGTCTGCTGTGTCATTATCTGTGTCCTTAagcctcagctgctgtggaTGATGTTACGGCACCATCTAACTTGCTTGATCCATGCATACAGATTAAGAGTTATGATGGCCTATTGTGAATTATCAATTTGGCAGAATagtctctttttaaaatgaggaGTTCAGATTGTATGTAtgaattttaaacatttgtaaacCAAGCCAAACTTACATGGCGTTTGATTTTCCCAGGATGTCGTGGGAGGATGTGGTTACCATGGCAGCAGATGTGGCCAGAAATGGATTCAATGTTACCCATGACTTAGGTAAGTATAGTGTAATGTAGTAGAAATCACTGGGTGAAGTCACTGTCACTAATGTCACTGTCCCTGCAGCCTCAGTGTTGCTCATCAACAACATGAAGGGAAGTCATGTAAAGATTAGATGATCTAATtttcctttgctctctctccctaGCTGAAGCACTGGCTAAAGTTAAGGACAAAAACATCTCTGATGCATTTCGGGAATTATTCCTCCCCAACAGCCAGGCCCCGCTCTCTGGATTGTTCACCAGACGTCTCGATTTGGCATCCATATTGGATGCTGTTGCAGTTAAAGGGATATCGGAATTCTACAGTGCAAACCTGACGCAGGAGATAGTGGCTGCAGTAAGGAATTTTTTTCCCCTATCTCCATGTACGATTATATAAGTCATATAGTCATGAATTCTGCATAGTCTACATGGGGAGTCACTTACCCCTCAAACACTAAGTCCTTGTTTTACTTTGACTTTGGCTTTTCACATTTTGGCCAGGGTGTGGTAATAAGCCAGTACTGTCATATTGTGACAAAATAATGATGTCAGGTAATTTTTACTCATAATTGTGTGGtctaaatgaatgattaaaaaacagTATCTATTAGTTACAGTAATGTCACAAAATGTGATCAGAAATCAAATATGGAATATCATTTGAAAATGAGTTTTGAAGTTCACGTTACTTCAATTctgaacaaacaaaatcagctcatttaataatttcttcttcacatactgtatgtaaataataTAGTGATAGAACAGAAATACAGTACAGTGAGACAGGGATCAAGTGTAATGTGAAAAGggaaaacttaaaaaagaacTGCAGTCATCTATGTTACCCCAGGCTGTGACATTTGCACAGGAGTATTGCTAATTTCAGTCTCTGTCTTCTAAAAGAAGGGACGCAGTCcttgtttaatttgaaaagagACCAGCTCTAACTTTAAGTCACACACAACTAAACAAG
The genomic region above belongs to Seriola aureovittata isolate HTS-2021-v1 ecotype China chromosome 9, ASM2101889v1, whole genome shotgun sequence and contains:
- the LOC130174360 gene encoding tumor protein p53-inducible nuclear protein 2 isoform X2, giving the protein MFQRLSNLLFGEVEEVAAELKGPKPCVTEADEEGWMLVNLPEESDGLMQAEDEKAAPLIAQSFPDSNLSHHQDTHTRTECPAPIPHPLHKRRRTHKGQARVAVASSDPLSCPSTNPSDLGATTPVTLPRRARLSTPSSTPSMSPGSGKGATAEASPMEDLLIEHPSMSVYVSPNNLSMVSNSNLSLVGEESIVSRASSVSRVAEPAAAPATRSTMPTRVSRGAAAQAGALAKVTQVARVQRGKARIERRHLGRNRIQRQNRTREQVPRHAAHVRNTFLHQPSKRNFCH
- the LOC130174360 gene encoding tumor protein p53-inducible nuclear protein 2 isoform X3; this encodes MFQRLSNLLFGEVEEVAAELKGPKPCVTEADEEGWMLVNLPEGATAEASPMEDLLIEHPSMSVYVSPNNLSMVSNSNLSLVGEESIVSRASSVSRVAEPAAAPATRSTMPTRVSRGAAAQAGALAKVTQVARVQRGKARIERRHLGRNRIQRQNRTREQVPRHAAHVRNTFLHQPSKRNFCH
- the LOC130174360 gene encoding uncharacterized protein LOC130174360 isoform X1 — encoded protein: MFQRLSNLLFGEVEEVAAELKGPKPCVTEADEEGWMLVNLPEESDGLMQAEDEKAAPLIAQSFPDSNLSHHQDTHTRTECPAPIPHPLHKRRRTHKGQARVAVASSDPLSCPSTNPSDLGATTPVTLPRRARLSTPSSTPSMSPGSGSECGGSGGNSRAGSERGCMDESWFVTPPPCFTAEGATAEASPMEDLLIEHPSMSVYVSPNNLSMVSNSNLSLVGEESIVSRASSVSRVAEPAAAPATRSTMPTRVSRGAAAQAGALAKVTQVARVQRGKARIERRHLGRNRIQRQNRTREQVPRHAAHVRNTFLHQPSKRNFCH
- the LOC130174359 gene encoding glutathione hydrolase 7, with the translated sequence MHSPAPEIMAGYPSGCVADKDANPETTLGSAYSPVDYMSITSFPRLPEDDAMSGENTLKSRKDDDNVLSEQDTDPDLFLKSARLQRLPSSASDLASHDVVSLQETNRDPFTEECACQRDGLTVIITACLTFATGVTVALIMQIYFGDPQVFNQGAVVTDVAQCTSLAFDVLGRLGSSVDAAITAALCLGIVHPHTSGLGGGGVMLVHDIRKNETRVIDFRETAPSAIHEEMMQTNLDYNPGLLVGVPGMLSGMHQAHQLYGRMSWEDVVTMAADVARNGFNVTHDLAEALAKVKDKNISDAFRELFLPNSQAPLSGLFTRRLDLASILDAVAVKGISEFYSANLTQEIVAAVQAKGGVLTEDDFGNYSTVLQQPAEITYQGHHVMAAPAPHAGVALITALNILEGYNITSQVPRNSTYHWIAESVKIALALASELGDPMYDTSVSEIVSKMQSKSWATVLRHMINDSQAFPVSHYTSSFTLEKGATAAQVMVMGPDDHIVSVVSSLNKPFGSGIVTPSGILLNSQILDFSWPNKTQSSSPNPHNSLQPGKRPMSFLMPTAVRPAVGLCGTYVAVGSSNGEKALSGITQVLMNVLSSRKNMSDSLAYGRLHPQLQPNTLLVDSEFLDEDVELLQAKGHKVERRDVLSLVEGTRRTNDLIIGVKDPRSTDASALTMSNMS